Proteins encoded together in one Chitinophaga sp. LS1 window:
- the rpmG gene encoding 50S ribosomal protein L33, whose translation MAKKGNRVQVILECTEHKTSGQPGTSRYISTKNKKNTPERLELKKYNPILRKVTVHKEIK comes from the coding sequence ATGGCAAAAAAAGGTAACAGGGTGCAAGTAATACTGGAGTGCACAGAACACAAAACTTCTGGTCAGCCAGGTACTTCCCGCTACATCAGCACCAAGAATAAAAAGAACACTCCTGAGCGTCTGGAGTTGAAAAAGTACAATCCTATTTTAAGGAAAGTAACTGTACACAAAGAAATCAAATAA
- a CDS encoding DUF4294 domain-containing protein, with product MGRSISAFFIVIMLCLFSRVGVFAQTKHGLDSIPVSAIIVNGDTIPSITLRIVEVIDKLPKKFRKQREAWTRLRNAVYVTYPYAVQASRILKDVNSRLAALHDKKDRKAYLASVEKQMKAQFGDKLENLSIYQGRILMKLINRQTGQNCYEIIKELKGGFSARMWQTVAFFFGGNLKSEYDLDEDKDIEAIVQEIEIYRGSRASN from the coding sequence ATGGGTCGTTCAATATCCGCATTCTTCATTGTTATCATGCTTTGCCTCTTTAGTCGTGTAGGGGTCTTTGCTCAGACCAAACACGGTCTGGATAGTATCCCTGTCAGTGCTATTATAGTCAATGGCGACACCATTCCAAGCATTACTCTCCGCATAGTAGAAGTTATCGATAAATTACCGAAGAAGTTCCGTAAACAGCGAGAAGCGTGGACGCGTCTGCGCAACGCGGTGTATGTAACTTATCCCTATGCAGTGCAGGCTTCCAGGATTCTGAAAGATGTGAATAGCAGACTGGCTGCTTTGCATGACAAAAAGGATCGGAAGGCTTACCTGGCAAGTGTAGAGAAACAGATGAAGGCGCAGTTCGGCGATAAGCTGGAGAATTTGTCTATTTATCAGGGGCGTATATTAATGAAGTTGATAAACAGGCAGACTGGTCAGAACTGTTATGAGATCATTAAGGAATTGAAAGGAGGGTTTTCTGCACGGATGTGGCAAACGGTGGCTTTCTTTTTTGGGGGAAATTTGAAGAGTGAGTATGATTTGGATGAAGATAAGGATATAGAGGCGATTGTGCAGGAGATAGAGATTTATAGGGGATCGAGGGCGTCTAATTAA
- the rpmB gene encoding 50S ribosomal protein L28: MARVCQVTGKKPITGHHVSFSNIKTKRRFLPNLQKKRFFLAEEDRWISLKVSADALRTINKNGLYAVVKELRAAGQTI; the protein is encoded by the coding sequence ATGGCAAGAGTATGTCAGGTGACAGGAAAGAAGCCTATTACGGGTCACCATGTTTCCTTCTCTAACATTAAGACTAAGAGAAGATTTCTGCCTAACCTGCAGAAAAAACGTTTTTTCCTGGCGGAAGAGGATCGCTGGATATCTTTGAAAGTTTCTGCTGATGCGTTAAGAACCATCAACAAAAACGGTTTGTATGCAGTAGTTAAAGAATTGCGTGCAGCTGGACAAACAATCTAA
- a CDS encoding DEAD/DEAH box helicase: MITFETLGLQEPLLKGIQDLGFVAPTPIQEKAIPVLLGGDRDFVGLAQTGTGKTAAFGLPLLQQIDIKQRHPQGLILCPTRELCLQITNDLKNFSKHLGDVSIVAVYGGSSIVQQLRDLKRGVHIVIATPGRLLDIIDRKAVNFTNVRYVVLDEADEMLNMGFQEDINSILSNTPEGKTTWLFSATMPQEVRRIAQKYMTDPFELTVGNKNSGNVNIEHEYYIVRPREKYAALKRIVDFNPEIFGIIFTRTKIESQEIAESLIRDGYNADALHGDLTQQQRDKVMKRFREKSLQVLVATDVAARGIDVDNVTHVINYELPDDVENYTHRSGRTARAGKSGISIAIISSRDIGKIRQIERVIGKKFVKAEVPDGFAVCEKQLFGLVHKVHAVIVNEEQIEPYLERIYEEFQNMSKEEIIKRFASLEFNQFLEYYQDAPDLNVKEEKRTFEAGAERGARGTGKFTRLFINLGSVDDFTRGDMLRYLCDTSGVRGNKIGRIDLKGVYSFFEVENDVVDKFQETFKKADYNGRSVRIEMSQDGDRRRSGGPGGGGRSREDGGGKRRWEGSGSGSGAGSRPGYKKRY, from the coding sequence ATGATAACATTTGAAACATTAGGCTTACAAGAGCCCCTTTTAAAAGGAATCCAGGACCTCGGATTCGTAGCGCCTACACCAATACAGGAAAAAGCTATTCCTGTTCTATTGGGCGGAGATAGAGACTTCGTAGGTTTAGCCCAGACGGGCACAGGTAAGACGGCAGCATTTGGCCTGCCTTTGTTACAACAGATAGATATTAAACAGCGTCACCCTCAGGGGCTTATATTATGCCCTACCCGTGAACTATGCCTGCAAATCACCAATGACCTGAAGAACTTCAGCAAGCACCTGGGAGATGTAAGCATCGTAGCGGTATATGGCGGTTCCAGCATTGTACAGCAATTGCGCGACCTGAAGAGAGGCGTACACATCGTGATAGCTACTCCTGGTCGTTTGCTGGATATTATTGACCGTAAAGCGGTTAATTTCACAAACGTACGTTATGTTGTACTGGATGAAGCAGATGAAATGCTGAACATGGGTTTCCAGGAAGACATCAACAGTATTCTTTCCAACACTCCTGAAGGAAAAACCACCTGGTTGTTCTCCGCTACTATGCCACAGGAAGTACGCCGTATCGCTCAGAAATACATGACCGATCCGTTCGAACTGACTGTAGGTAACAAGAACAGCGGTAATGTCAACATCGAGCACGAATACTACATCGTACGTCCCCGCGAAAAATATGCGGCGCTGAAACGTATCGTGGATTTCAACCCTGAGATCTTCGGTATCATCTTCACCCGTACTAAAATAGAATCACAGGAAATCGCAGAATCACTGATTCGTGATGGTTACAACGCCGATGCTCTGCACGGTGACCTGACCCAGCAACAGCGTGATAAAGTGATGAAGCGCTTCCGCGAAAAATCACTGCAGGTACTGGTAGCAACTGACGTTGCTGCACGTGGTATCGACGTTGACAACGTAACACACGTTATCAACTACGAACTGCCTGATGACGTAGAAAACTACACGCACCGTTCCGGTCGTACCGCACGTGCCGGTAAATCAGGTATATCTATCGCTATCATCAGCAGCCGTGACATCGGTAAAATCCGTCAGATCGAACGTGTGATCGGTAAGAAATTTGTGAAGGCAGAAGTGCCAGATGGTTTTGCAGTATGTGAAAAACAACTGTTTGGCCTGGTGCATAAAGTTCACGCCGTAATTGTAAACGAAGAACAGATTGAACCATACCTGGAACGTATATATGAAGAGTTCCAGAACATGAGCAAAGAAGAGATCATCAAACGTTTCGCTTCTCTTGAGTTCAACCAGTTCCTGGAATACTACCAGGATGCACCTGATCTGAACGTGAAGGAAGAAAAACGTACTTTCGAAGCTGGTGCTGAACGTGGTGCACGTGGTACTGGTAAATTCACCCGTCTGTTTATCAACCTGGGTTCAGTAGATGACTTTACCCGTGGCGATATGCTGCGCTACCTGTGCGATACCAGTGGCGTACGTGGTAACAAGATCGGTCGTATTGATCTGAAAGGTGTTTACTCCTTCTTTGAAGTAGAAAACGATGTAGTAGATAAATTCCAGGAGACTTTCAAGAAAGCTGATTACAATGGTCGCAGCGTGAGAATTGAAATGTCACAGGATGGTGATCGTCGCAGAAGCGGTGGCCCGGGTGGCGGAGGTCGTAGCCGTGAAGACGGTGGTGGCAAACGTCGTTGGGAAGGTAGCGGTAGCGGCAGTGGAGCAGGTTCACGCCCAGGATATAAGAAGAGATATTAA
- the bshB1 gene encoding bacillithiol biosynthesis deacetylase BshB1 → MKLDILAIVAHPDDVELACAGALMVHAAQGMKVGVLDLTKGELGTRGTPETRAAEAADSSRIMGLDVRENLGLPDGFFRNDTEEQLQVIAMIRKYRPEIVLTNAREDRHPDHGRAAVLVADSCFLSGLRRIETTLDGQEQEAWRPKQVFHMLQNKIENPDFVIDISAVIERKKEAIRSFKTQFLAPAADNEPATYISSPAFFENIISRDRSFGQLVGVEYAEGFTTDKMLGIKSFNDLIGNVT, encoded by the coding sequence ATGAAATTAGACATATTAGCAATAGTTGCGCATCCCGATGATGTGGAGCTGGCTTGTGCAGGTGCCCTCATGGTACACGCGGCACAGGGAATGAAAGTAGGCGTACTGGACCTGACAAAAGGAGAATTGGGTACGCGGGGCACTCCCGAAACCCGTGCCGCAGAGGCGGCAGATTCTTCCAGAATAATGGGACTGGATGTAAGAGAAAACCTGGGATTGCCGGATGGCTTTTTCAGAAATGACACAGAAGAGCAATTGCAGGTGATCGCGATGATCAGGAAATATCGCCCTGAAATAGTGCTGACGAATGCCCGTGAGGACCGTCATCCGGATCATGGACGTGCGGCGGTGCTGGTGGCAGATAGTTGCTTTTTATCTGGTCTGAGGAGAATAGAGACAACATTAGATGGACAAGAGCAGGAAGCCTGGCGCCCAAAACAGGTATTCCATATGCTGCAGAATAAAATAGAAAACCCTGATTTTGTGATAGATATCTCTGCTGTAATAGAGCGGAAGAAGGAAGCGATCAGAAGTTTTAAGACACAGTTTTTAGCCCCGGCGGCGGACAATGAGCCTGCTACTTATATTTCTTCACCTGCGTTTTTTGAGAATATTATCAGCCGTGACAGGTCATTTGGCCAACTGGTTGGGGTAGAATATGCAGAAGGATTTACGACAGATAAAATGCTGGGAATCAAGAGCTTTAATGACCTTATTGGAAATGTAACCTGA
- a CDS encoding alpha/beta hydrolase encodes MNSRWLRVSLMILTSLVLVYYLGPRPAVPVYDPKFPQVPDNVAELDKYVRQKEAQHKLKPDNEARIVWRDSLHEKTEYAVVYLHGFSASQGEGNPVHLDFAKRYGCNLYLSRLDAHGLDTTEPLLTMTATGLWKDAKEALAIGKALGEKVILMGTSTGGTLALELAATYPNDVYAVINMSPNIEINNDMAFLTNNPWGLQLSRIVMNGNYSESNDKDSLRAQYWYTRYRLEAVGELQGLLETTMVPATFRKIKQPVLNLYYYKDQRHQDPTVKVSAILRMENWLGTADSLKEAVAIPEAGSHVIGCYMTSHDVMGVERAINEFAQRKLKMDTVMQKADN; translated from the coding sequence ATGAATAGCAGATGGCTGCGCGTTTCTCTTATGATCCTTACGTCTTTGGTGCTGGTATATTACCTGGGGCCAAGGCCTGCTGTGCCGGTGTATGATCCAAAGTTTCCGCAGGTACCGGACAATGTTGCGGAGCTGGACAAATACGTTCGTCAGAAAGAGGCACAGCATAAACTGAAGCCGGATAATGAGGCGAGGATCGTGTGGCGTGATTCCCTGCATGAGAAAACGGAATATGCGGTGGTGTACCTTCATGGTTTTTCGGCCAGTCAGGGAGAGGGGAACCCGGTGCACCTGGATTTTGCAAAGCGATATGGTTGTAATCTATACCTGTCCAGACTGGATGCACATGGACTGGATACGACAGAGCCATTGCTGACCATGACAGCGACGGGGTTATGGAAGGATGCCAAGGAAGCGTTGGCGATAGGGAAGGCATTGGGGGAGAAGGTGATCCTGATGGGTACATCTACAGGTGGTACGCTGGCATTGGAGCTGGCGGCGACGTATCCGAATGATGTGTATGCGGTGATAAATATGTCACCAAATATTGAGATTAATAATGACATGGCTTTTTTGACGAATAATCCGTGGGGATTACAGTTGTCGAGGATTGTGATGAATGGGAATTATAGTGAGTCGAATGATAAAGATTCGCTGCGGGCGCAGTATTGGTATACGCGATACAGGCTGGAAGCGGTAGGGGAGTTGCAGGGATTGCTGGAAACGACGATGGTGCCGGCTACGTTCAGGAAGATAAAGCAGCCGGTATTGAATTTATATTATTATAAGGACCAGAGACACCAGGATCCGACGGTGAAGGTGAGTGCGATATTGAGAATGGAGAATTGGCTGGGTACGGCGGATAGTTTGAAGGAGGCGGTGGCGATACCGGAGGCGGGGAGTCATGTGATTGGGTGTTATATGACATCGCATGATGTGATGGGGGTGGAGAGGGCGATCAATGAGTTTGCGCAGCGGAAGTTGAAGATGGATACAGTGATGCAGAAGGCAGATAATTGA
- a CDS encoding peroxiredoxin, giving the protein MKNATLSLGAQFPEFKKTAVVSIEKGKEFYELSSEELKASGKWLVMFWWPKDFTFVCPTEIAEFNKAHQDFVDRDAILIGASTDSEFVHAAWRRDHEDLRGLQFPMLADTSKSLATELGILEENEKVAYRATFIVDPQGIVRWVSLYDLNVGRNVKEVLRVLDALQTDELCPCNWEKGQATLNA; this is encoded by the coding sequence ATGAAGAATGCAACTTTGTCTCTGGGTGCACAGTTCCCTGAGTTTAAGAAAACGGCAGTAGTATCTATCGAGAAAGGAAAAGAGTTTTACGAACTGAGTTCAGAGGAGCTGAAAGCTTCCGGCAAATGGTTAGTGATGTTCTGGTGGCCTAAAGATTTCACTTTTGTATGTCCTACAGAAATCGCTGAGTTCAACAAAGCTCACCAGGATTTCGTAGACCGTGATGCGATCCTGATCGGTGCTTCTACCGACAGTGAGTTTGTACACGCAGCATGGAGAAGAGATCACGAAGATCTGCGTGGTCTTCAGTTCCCAATGCTTGCTGACACCAGCAAATCTCTGGCTACAGAATTAGGTATCCTGGAAGAAAATGAAAAAGTTGCTTACCGTGCTACTTTCATCGTTGATCCTCAAGGTATTGTACGTTGGGTATCCCTGTATGACCTGAACGTAGGTCGTAATGTGAAGGAAGTACTGCGCGTACTGGATGCACTGCAGACAGACGAGCTGTGCCCTTGTAACTGGGAAAAAGGTCAGGCTACCCTGAACGCATAA
- the rimO gene encoding 30S ribosomal protein S12 methylthiotransferase RimO → MKTKTLKKDKVNIITLGCSKNMVDSEVLSGQLLANEIDVVHESAKKDHNIVVVNTCGFIDKAKEESINTILEQVELKQGGRLDKVYVTGCLSERYRGDLESEIPGVDAWFGTMELPLILKKFDADYKAELLGERLLSTPTHYAYLKIAEGCNRTCSFCAIPLMRGGHVSKPMEAIITEAEKLVNSGVKEIMLIAQELTYYGLDLYKQRKLADLLRALANVKGLEWIRLHYAYPHKFPMEILDVMKEFPNICNYIDMPLQHAADNMLKSMKRQITRVEMEELVTAIREKVPGIALRTTLITGYPGETLEDVEELKAFLEKMRFDRVGVFTYSHEEGTSAYDLEDDIPAEEKERRAQEIMEVQQEISLEKNQEMVGKIYRVIVDKRESGRYLARTEFDSVEVDNEVIINTNKRLKSGEFVNVRITKAYDYDLEGELV, encoded by the coding sequence TTGAAGACAAAAACTTTAAAGAAAGATAAGGTTAATATTATTACGCTTGGATGTTCCAAGAACATGGTAGATTCTGAGGTACTCAGCGGACAGCTGCTTGCCAATGAAATTGATGTGGTACACGAGAGTGCTAAAAAAGATCATAATATCGTAGTGGTGAACACCTGCGGTTTTATCGACAAAGCAAAAGAGGAATCCATCAATACCATTCTTGAACAGGTAGAACTGAAACAAGGCGGTCGTCTCGACAAGGTCTATGTGACCGGTTGTCTCAGTGAACGTTATCGTGGGGATCTTGAATCAGAAATTCCAGGTGTGGATGCCTGGTTCGGTACCATGGAGCTGCCGCTCATCCTCAAGAAATTTGACGCTGATTATAAAGCAGAACTGCTCGGCGAAAGATTGTTGAGTACACCTACACATTATGCCTATCTGAAAATTGCAGAAGGTTGTAACCGTACCTGCTCATTCTGTGCGATTCCTTTAATGCGCGGTGGACACGTGTCCAAGCCTATGGAAGCGATCATTACAGAAGCAGAGAAACTGGTGAACTCCGGTGTGAAGGAGATCATGCTCATTGCACAGGAACTGACTTATTATGGTCTGGATCTGTATAAGCAACGTAAATTGGCAGATTTATTGCGTGCTTTGGCGAATGTAAAAGGATTGGAGTGGATCCGCCTTCACTATGCTTACCCGCACAAATTTCCAATGGAAATATTGGATGTAATGAAGGAGTTCCCGAACATCTGTAATTACATCGATATGCCGCTTCAACACGCTGCTGACAATATGTTGAAATCCATGAAGCGCCAGATCACCCGCGTGGAAATGGAAGAATTGGTAACAGCTATCAGGGAAAAAGTTCCCGGCATTGCACTCCGTACTACACTGATCACCGGCTATCCCGGTGAAACGCTGGAAGATGTGGAAGAACTCAAAGCCTTTCTCGAAAAGATGCGTTTCGACAGGGTAGGGGTCTTTACCTACAGCCATGAAGAAGGTACCAGTGCCTATGACCTGGAAGATGATATCCCGGCAGAAGAAAAAGAACGCAGAGCACAGGAGATCATGGAAGTACAACAGGAAATCTCTCTCGAAAAAAATCAGGAGATGGTTGGAAAGATCTACCGCGTGATTGTCGACAAAAGAGAATCAGGCCGTTATCTGGCACGTACTGAATTCGATTCGGTAGAAGTAGATAATGAAGTAATTATTAACACTAACAAGCGCCTGAAATCCGGTGAATTTGTCAACGTAAGAATTACGAAGGCTTACGATTATGACCTGGAAGGTGAACTTGTATAA
- the glgB gene encoding 1,4-alpha-glucan branching protein GlgB, which produces MTKENTHQLQPVEPFSLFSEQDITLFQEGKHPHLYEKFGSHQTTFQGVNGTYFAVWAPNATYLSVIGDFNDWDQHRHHLYPRWDKSGIWEGFIPQVEAGVCYKYFIRSNSGEELRKGDPYANYWELRPKTASITWELDYKWNDSSWMETRSQHNSLQSPYSVYELHLGSWQRPDPNDHEVFYNYGEIAAKLIPYVQEMGFTHVELMPVMEHPFDGSWGYQGTGYYAPTSRYGTPQEFMAFIDAFHQAGIGVILDWVPSHFPYDEHGLFRFDGSHTYEYADMRKGFHPDWNSYIFNYARNEVRSFLLSNAIFWLDKFHADGLRVDAVASMIHLNYSREAGAWEPNEHGGEGNLEAISFLKNMNATIYSLFPDVQTIAEESTSFYGVSRPVFMGGLGFGMKWMMGWMNDTLAFFKRDPYYRKFHQDQLTFSIAYAFTENFMLPLSHDEVVHGKSPMLYKMPGDDWQKFANLRLMYSYMFTHPGTKLLFMGDEFGQTSEWNYKSQLDWHLMEHPSHQGLKGFVKALNHLYKTEPALYIKQFEYYGFEWVNVSDYDNSVLSYLRKGKEDSDNILVVLNMTPIARENYLLGINEGGSWKEILNSDAPAFFGSGVVNTAVVKATEQAYNGKDYTLLLRLPPLGAAIFKKV; this is translated from the coding sequence ATGACTAAAGAAAACACGCATCAATTACAGCCCGTAGAGCCCTTTTCACTCTTTTCTGAACAAGATATTACATTGTTTCAGGAGGGCAAACACCCGCATCTTTATGAAAAATTTGGCTCCCATCAAACCACGTTTCAGGGGGTGAATGGTACGTATTTCGCAGTTTGGGCCCCAAATGCGACGTACTTGTCCGTGATAGGAGACTTCAATGACTGGGACCAGCATCGTCACCATTTGTACCCCCGATGGGACAAATCGGGGATTTGGGAAGGATTCATTCCGCAGGTAGAAGCAGGGGTATGCTACAAATATTTTATCCGGTCCAATTCGGGGGAGGAACTCCGCAAAGGGGATCCTTATGCTAACTACTGGGAACTGCGTCCCAAGACGGCATCTATTACCTGGGAGCTGGATTACAAGTGGAACGACAGCAGCTGGATGGAGACACGGAGTCAGCACAATAGTCTGCAGAGTCCATATTCAGTGTACGAATTGCATTTGGGTAGCTGGCAGCGGCCAGATCCGAATGACCACGAGGTATTTTACAATTACGGTGAAATAGCCGCAAAATTGATCCCATATGTACAGGAAATGGGTTTTACCCATGTGGAACTGATGCCGGTAATGGAACACCCTTTTGACGGTTCATGGGGATATCAGGGAACGGGGTATTATGCACCTACTTCCCGATATGGTACACCGCAGGAATTCATGGCATTTATAGATGCGTTTCACCAGGCAGGTATCGGTGTGATCCTGGATTGGGTGCCTTCGCATTTTCCATATGATGAGCATGGGTTGTTCCGTTTTGACGGCAGTCATACGTATGAATATGCTGATATGCGGAAAGGTTTTCATCCTGACTGGAACAGTTACATCTTCAACTATGCGCGCAATGAAGTGCGGTCTTTCTTATTGAGCAATGCCATATTCTGGCTTGATAAATTTCATGCAGACGGATTACGTGTGGATGCTGTTGCGTCTATGATACATTTGAATTATTCACGCGAAGCAGGTGCATGGGAACCCAATGAGCATGGGGGAGAGGGGAACCTGGAAGCGATTTCTTTTCTGAAGAATATGAATGCCACCATTTATTCACTCTTTCCGGATGTGCAGACGATCGCTGAGGAGTCTACTTCTTTTTACGGGGTGTCAAGACCCGTGTTCATGGGTGGATTAGGATTTGGGATGAAGTGGATGATGGGCTGGATGAATGATACGCTGGCGTTTTTTAAACGGGATCCTTACTACAGGAAGTTTCATCAGGATCAGCTTACATTTAGTATCGCCTATGCATTTACGGAGAACTTTATGTTGCCATTGAGTCATGATGAAGTAGTGCATGGAAAATCGCCGATGTTGTATAAGATGCCGGGTGATGACTGGCAGAAATTTGCGAACCTGCGTTTGATGTATAGTTATATGTTTACGCATCCGGGTACGAAGTTGTTGTTTATGGGTGATGAGTTTGGGCAAACATCGGAGTGGAATTATAAATCCCAGCTGGACTGGCATTTGATGGAACATCCGTCACATCAGGGTTTGAAAGGATTTGTAAAGGCATTGAATCATTTGTATAAGACAGAGCCGGCATTGTACATCAAGCAGTTTGAGTATTATGGATTTGAGTGGGTGAATGTGTCGGACTATGATAATAGTGTGTTGTCATATTTAAGAAAAGGCAAAGAGGATTCGGATAATATATTAGTCGTATTAAATATGACGCCGATAGCGAGAGAGAATTATTTGCTGGGGATAAATGAAGGAGGCAGCTGGAAAGAGATATTGAATAGTGATGCGCCAGCGTTTTTTGGCAGTGGAGTCGTTAATACCGCTGTGGTGAAAGCAACAGAGCAGGCGTATAATGGAAAAGATTATACACTGTTGTTACGACTGCCGCCATTGGGGGCTGCCATATTCAAAAAAGTATAG
- a CDS encoding DUF4295 family protein — MAKAASKNSKVKDAKAAAESKVWTKVIKAVRSPKTGAYTFKEAIVHKDKVQEYMAK; from the coding sequence ATGGCAAAAGCAGCTTCCAAGAACTCGAAAGTAAAAGATGCTAAAGCAGCCGCTGAATCCAAGGTTTGGACTAAGGTAATCAAGGCGGTACGTTCTCCGAAAACTGGTGCATATACCTTTAAAGAGGCTATCGTGCACAAGGATAAGGTTCAGGAGTACATGGCTAAGTAA
- the ftsY gene encoding signal recognition particle-docking protein FtsY, whose amino-acid sequence MSFFNKLFSREKKESLDQGLQKTKESFLNKLGRAIAGKSSVDTEVLDNLEEALVSADVGVDTTVQIIDRIEKRVSKDKYLGTGELNKILQEEIASLLVDAPDSGFRDFDTPAGKKPYVIMVVGVNGVGKTTTIGKLAYNFKKAGKTVMLGAADTFRAAAVDQLTIWSDRVGVQIVKQAMGSDPGAVAFDTVQSGAAKDVDVIIIDTAGRLHNKAHLMDELSKIKRVMKKVLPEAPHEVLLVLDGSTGQNALEQAKHFTAATEVTALAITKLDGTAKGGVVLAIANQFKIPVKYIGIGEKMEDLQVFNKVEFVDSLFNI is encoded by the coding sequence ATGAGTTTTTTCAATAAGCTTTTTTCAAGAGAAAAGAAGGAAAGCCTGGATCAGGGATTACAAAAGACAAAAGAAAGTTTCTTAAACAAGCTTGGTCGTGCCATCGCCGGAAAATCTTCCGTTGATACCGAAGTCCTCGATAACCTCGAGGAAGCCCTCGTATCTGCAGATGTAGGCGTGGATACCACTGTACAGATCATCGATAGGATCGAAAAAAGAGTATCTAAAGATAAATACCTGGGTACCGGAGAACTGAACAAGATCCTGCAGGAAGAAATCGCCAGTCTCCTGGTCGATGCACCTGACAGCGGTTTTCGTGACTTCGATACCCCTGCCGGCAAAAAGCCTTATGTTATTATGGTCGTAGGCGTAAATGGTGTTGGTAAAACTACCACCATCGGTAAACTCGCTTACAACTTCAAGAAAGCCGGCAAAACCGTCATGCTCGGTGCGGCAGATACCTTCCGCGCAGCAGCAGTAGACCAGCTTACGATCTGGAGCGACCGCGTAGGCGTGCAAATCGTAAAGCAGGCCATGGGCTCCGATCCGGGAGCAGTTGCCTTCGATACCGTACAGAGCGGTGCTGCCAAAGATGTAGATGTGATCATTATAGATACAGCCGGCCGTTTGCACAATAAAGCCCACCTGATGGATGAGCTGAGCAAGATCAAACGCGTAATGAAGAAAGTACTGCCTGAAGCCCCCCACGAAGTACTGCTGGTATTGGATGGTTCTACCGGTCAGAATGCACTGGAACAGGCCAAACACTTTACCGCTGCTACCGAAGTAACTGCCCTGGCCATCACCAAACTGGACGGTACTGCTAAAGGTGGGGTGGTACTTGCCATCGCAAACCAGTTTAAAATTCCTGTTAAATATATTGGTATCGGCGAGAAGATGGAAGATCTGCAAGTCTTTAATAAAGTAGAATTTGTAGACTCCCTATTTAACATTTAA
- a CDS encoding carboxymuconolactone decarboxylase family protein: MFATSNQDTAVQLLQAVGLTESALSTSLHALANSDARYLKDLKINVTNGLNSINLTKKEAYLIGLSVAVNEKNAALHAAFEKLAVAEGANDKEVAEVISCTSLLVANNVYYRFRHFVKKEFYTTQPAGIRMSIMANPILGKEFFELISLVVSALNGCEMCVSSHEEALIKHGTTQNRILDAVRLGAVLRSLIVLL, from the coding sequence ATGTTCGCAACATCCAATCAGGATACAGCTGTGCAGTTGCTGCAGGCAGTGGGATTGACCGAGAGTGCATTATCTACCAGTTTACATGCATTAGCCAATTCAGACGCAAGATATCTGAAAGATTTGAAGATAAATGTGACGAATGGTCTGAATTCCATCAACTTAACCAAGAAGGAAGCTTACCTGATCGGTTTGTCAGTAGCGGTAAATGAAAAGAATGCAGCGTTGCATGCAGCATTTGAAAAGCTGGCAGTAGCAGAAGGTGCGAATGATAAAGAGGTGGCAGAAGTGATCAGCTGTACCAGTCTGCTGGTAGCTAATAATGTATATTACCGTTTCCGTCACTTTGTGAAGAAAGAGTTCTATACTACCCAGCCAGCAGGTATCCGTATGAGTATCATGGCGAACCCAATTTTAGGAAAAGAATTCTTCGAATTGATAAGTTTAGTAGTTTCTGCTTTGAACGGATGTGAAATGTGTGTATCTTCGCATGAAGAAGCACTGATAAAACACGGCACCACCCAAAACCGTATCTTAGATGCAGTTAGGCTGGGCGCGGTTTTGAGAAGTTTAATCGTGTTACTGTAA